A single genomic interval of Camelina sativa cultivar DH55 chromosome 11, Cs, whole genome shotgun sequence harbors:
- the LOC104727865 gene encoding pre-mRNA-splicing factor SLU7-B-like, translating to MKIKKDYAAKRDPWDGYDFSKYNAKMDLLDQAKEEARKKNLQKAMMRKLDDPKVGDAGVDESKKQMDPANKATGTRYIWNPLFISSSLESSSSVLYLVSGTHEDTAKYLLNLAEESAYYDPKSRSMREDPLPDADPNEKFYSGDNHLRNSGQALEFEQLNAHSYDAFDKGIHMQAAPSQAELIYKSYKASEDKQRTQNMDAIISKYGNAAATAENPMALLLGQSEREAHYDGAGRIRKGQEMKLSEKYAEDIYINNHTSVWGSWWNAHRWGYQCCKQTVKNSFCTAECPEKVQDLRRREEKD from the exons ATGAAGATTAAAAAGGACTATGCTGCAAAAAGGGATCCATGGGATGGTTATGATTTCTCTAAATATAATGCTAAGATGGACCTTCTAGATCAGGCAAAAGAAGAGgcaagaaaaaagaatttgCAGAAGGCAATGATGAGGAAACTTGATGACCCGAAGGTGGGTGACGCTGGGGTTGATGAGAGCAAGAAGCAGATGGATCCTGCAAACAAGGCAACAGGCACAAGGTACATTTGGAACCCTTTATTCATTTCTTCTTCCCTAGAGAGTAGCTCATCAGTGCTTTACTTGGTTTCAGGAACCCACGAAGATACAGCAAAATATCTGCTAAACCTTGCTGAAGAGTCTGCATATTATGATCCCAAAAGTAGATCCATGCGTGAAGACCCACTTCCAGATGCTGATCCAAACGAAAAGTTTTACTCG GGAGATAACCATTTGAGAAACAGTGGTCAAGCTCTGGAGTTTGAACAGCTAAATGCCCATTCCTATGACGCATTTGATAAGGGAATTCATATGCAGGCGGCTCCATCCCAAGCTGAATTGATATATAAGAGCTACAAGGCCTCAGAAGACAAACAGAGAACTCAGAATATGGACGCAATCATCAGTAAATACGGGAATGCAGCTGCAACAGCAGAAAACCCTATGGCGCTTTTGCTTGGACAAAGCGAAAGGGAAGCTCATTATGATGGAGCAGGGAGGATTAGAAAAGGACAG GAGATGAAACTGTCAGAGAAGTATGCAGAAGACATTTACATTAACAATCATACTAGTGTTTGGGGATCATGGTGGAACGCTCATCGATGGGGTTACCAATGTTGCAAACAAACGGTTAAAAACAGCTTCTGCACTGCAG AGTGCCCAGAGAAGGTTCAGGATTTgcgaaggagagaagaaaaagattag